In Gemmatimonadota bacterium, the DNA window TGGGCCGCCTTTTGCGACGGGTCTGCCGCATTACGGACATTTGCTGGCAGGGACGATTAAAGATGTGATTCCGCGCTATCAAACTATGAATGGCAAATACGTAGATCGCGTCTTTGGATGGGACTGCCACGGCTTGCCCGTAGAATACGAGCTCAGCCAGGAGTTGGGCCTGAATAGCAAAAGCGAGATTGAAGAGTACGGGATTGCGGAATACAATGAGGCCTGTCGGGGTATTGTTTTGCGATATACTGCCGAGTGGCGACAATTTGTCAAGCGAATCGGGCGCTGGGTTGATTTTGAAAATGGGTACCGCACGATGGACCGCGATTACATGGAGTCTATCTGGTGGGTGTTCAAACAGCTTTGGGATAAGGGCTTGATCTATGAGGGGCACAAAATTTTGCCTTATTGTCCCCGGGATGCAACACCTTTGTCCAATTTTGAAGCCAATCAGGGTTATGAGTCCGTGCAGGATCCGGCTATTACCGTTGCGTTCAAGCTCAAAGATGAACCGGATACATATCTGCTGGCGTGGACGACAACGCCCTGGACACTGCCGTCAAATCTGGCAATGACTGTGCACGAAGATATAGATTACGTGTATGTCAAAGATGAGGATGTGACGTACGTTCTCGCTGAAGCGCGCGTGGATACCTATTATCCTTCGGGCAGACCCGAGATTGTCAGGACGGTAAAGGGGAAGGACCTTCTGGGTCTGCAATACGAACCGCTTTTTCCCTATTTTGAAGATTTGCGCGCGGAGGGGGCGTTCCGCATTATCACAGCTGAGTTTGTGACGACTGAAGAAGGGACGGGTATTGTCCACACGGCACCCGGATTTGGCGAAGACGATGCCGAAGCCGGTCGCGTTCACGGCGTTCCGTCTGTTTGTCCGATTGATGCCGAATGCCGTTTTACATCTGAGGTGGGTGATTATGAAGGGCGTTTTGTCAAGGACTGTGATGGCGATATTGTGAATCGCTTAAAAGAAGAGGGGAAGCTCGTACACCGCTCTACACATCACCATAGTTACCCCCATTGCTGGCGGTGTGAGTCGCCCCTTATTTACAGGGCGATTTCGACGTGGTTTGTCAATATTGAGAAGATTAAAGAGAAGATGCTCCGTGCGAATGCGCAGATCCACTGGGTGCCCGAACATATCAAAGCGGGACGTTTTGGCAATTGGCTGGAAAATGCGCGGGATTGGGCGATTTCCCGCAATCGCTATTGGGGTTGCCCGCTTCCCCTGTGGCGCAATGAAGAGACGGGTGAGACTGTGTGTGTTGGCTCTATCGGCGAACTGGAGGAACGCACGGGTGGCAAGTTTGACGATATCCATAAGCATTTTATGGATCCGGTTATTATTGAGGGTGAAACGGGGCCATTGACCCGCGTGCCCGAAGTGCTCGATTGCTGGTTTGAGAGCGGTTCGATGCCTTATGCACAACGCCATTATCCGTTTGAAAATAAGGATTGGTTGGATGCGCATTTTCCCGCGGATTTTATCGCTGAGGGATTGGATCAGACGCGCGGTTGGTTTTATACGCTCGTGGTGCTCGGTGCTGCCCTTTTTGACCGTCCGCCGTTCGAGAATGTCGTGGTCAATGGTATGATTCTCGCCGAAGATGGGCGCAAAATGTCCAAGCGTTTGAAGAATTATCCCGATCCGATGCATATTATGAATACGTATGGTGCGGATGCGCTGCGTCTCAATATGTTGTCTTCTCCTGTGGTGCGCGGGGAAGATCTCGCGTTTTCGGAACAGGGGGTTCAAAAGACGATGCGCAGTGTGCTGCTGCCTTTGTGGAATGCGTATAGTTTTCTGGTGACTTATGCGAGGGTTGATAACTGGCAGCCCACGTCGGATCGGTCAGATCATCCGCTTGACCGCTGGATTCGCGCGCGTTTAAATCATCTGGTGCGCGATATTCGCCAGGGTCTGGACCGCTGTCATTTGCAGACAGCGGCCACGCGATTTGCAACATTTATCGACGATATGACCAATTGGTATATCCGGCGCAGCCGACGGCGTTTCTGGAAGAGCGATAATGATAGCGATAAATTGTCTGCTTATGCGACGCTCTATCATGTGCTTTTGACGCTGGTTAAAGCACTGGCGCCTTTCGCGCCGTTTATCACGGAGACGATCTACCGAAATTTGCGTGCGAGCGATATGCCGGAGTCCGTGCATTTGTGCGATTATCCCGATGTGATTGAGGCCGATCTGGATGAGAGATTGGAACAGCAGATGGCGCGTACGCGAACAGCGGTTGGGTTGGGCAGGTTCTTGCGCAGTCAGGCCAATGCGAGGACCCGACACCCGTTGCGTACGGCGATTCTGGTGTCTATGCAGGAGGATGTGCGCGAAGATCTCAGAGCATTACAGGATATTGTTGCGGATGAGTTAAATGTAAAAGAGGTGGATATTCGCGACGATGAAGAGGCCGTGGTGACGCTTTCTGCAAAAGCCAATTTCCGAGCGTTGGGTCCGCGTCTGGGTAAAAATATGAAGGTGGCTGCGGGAAGAATTGCGGGTCTCGGCTTTGAAGAAATCCAATCTCTACGCGATGGTCACACTCTGTCATTGGATCTGGATGGTGCGGAGTCCTTAGAACTCACGGTGGATGATATTTTGATCCAGCGCGAAGAGAAAGAAGATATGCCTGTGGCAAATGAAGGCGATATTACAGTGGCGCTGGATTTGTACAGAGATGAAAATTTAGTACGCGAAGGTCTGGCGCGCGAGATCGTCCATGTGATTCAAAATATCCGAAAGGAGAAGGGGCTGGATGTTTCAGATCGGATTGCGGTGACATATATGGATAATGGCAATTCTCTGGCACCCGCTTTTGATCAGTTTCGAGATTATATCATGGGTGAGACGCTTTGTACGACGTTGGTTCGCACAGATGCGGTGGATGGTGATGCAGTTGATATAGAGGGTCATACGGTGATGTTTGATATTAAAGTTGTGGCATAAAAAAAGAGCGTCAGGAGAGGGATGGCGGTTATCCCGATTCCTGACGCTCGACTAAAGATTTGAAGTGCTTCATTTTCTGCTTTTGTACAAACCCAAAATACCCACTGCGATCAACACGCCCGCTGTTGGTCCCGCTATGTCCAATCCCAACCAGAATCCCTCTTTCCACTCGACGCTTTCAGTGCCAAACATTTCATCTACTACGACCACTTGCTGCTTGTTCTTCGTAAAGATCTGCGTTCCGTCTATGATCCACTTTGCACCTATACCTATTGCGAGTATAAATGCGATTATGCTGATGGTTTTCCACATGGGTTCTCCACACAGGTGTTAATAAAACACATGCAATTGTAATGCGTAGCGCGATGAGCGAAAGGTTTCTGTGTCGAGGATGCGATACTCGGGGCGCAATTCAATTTGCGGTGTTAAAAATATTTGCAGGCCCAATACGGCCTGTCGTGTTATCAGATCGACAGCGCGCGCTGAGGGGCGGATATGCGTTATTTCGCCGGTTTCCCCCCGCGCGAACAAAAGCAGTCCGGGTATTGCTTGAAGCGTGATATCAAGTGAAGCGGTTTTTGCTTCTTGCACACCTTCCTTATCGGATAGGACATATTCGGCCATGAGGGCGATCTTGTCCTGCGATCCGACGCCCGCAAAGAGATTTGTCATCAAAAAGTCGCCGTTTTTGAGCCACGATCCTCCCAGATAAAAGTTTATTCTTTGTTCGACCAATCTGGGCCATAGTACTATACGCCCCAGGAATGAGGGTTTGTCGCGGTTTTCGATCAAGGAGGCGTCTTGTACGGT includes these proteins:
- the ileS gene encoding isoleucine--tRNA ligase, which produces MFEKVDTNVNFPKEEEKVLAFWDEIRAFEKSLEIRRNNDEYVFYDGPPFATGLPHYGHLLAGTIKDVIPRYQTMNGKYVDRVFGWDCHGLPVEYELSQELGLNSKSEIEEYGIAEYNEACRGIVLRYTAEWRQFVKRIGRWVDFENGYRTMDRDYMESIWWVFKQLWDKGLIYEGHKILPYCPRDATPLSNFEANQGYESVQDPAITVAFKLKDEPDTYLLAWTTTPWTLPSNLAMTVHEDIDYVYVKDEDVTYVLAEARVDTYYPSGRPEIVRTVKGKDLLGLQYEPLFPYFEDLRAEGAFRIITAEFVTTEEGTGIVHTAPGFGEDDAEAGRVHGVPSVCPIDAECRFTSEVGDYEGRFVKDCDGDIVNRLKEEGKLVHRSTHHHSYPHCWRCESPLIYRAISTWFVNIEKIKEKMLRANAQIHWVPEHIKAGRFGNWLENARDWAISRNRYWGCPLPLWRNEETGETVCVGSIGELEERTGGKFDDIHKHFMDPVIIEGETGPLTRVPEVLDCWFESGSMPYAQRHYPFENKDWLDAHFPADFIAEGLDQTRGWFYTLVVLGAALFDRPPFENVVVNGMILAEDGRKMSKRLKNYPDPMHIMNTYGADALRLNMLSSPVVRGEDLAFSEQGVQKTMRSVLLPLWNAYSFLVTYARVDNWQPTSDRSDHPLDRWIRARLNHLVRDIRQGLDRCHLQTAATRFATFIDDMTNWYIRRSRRRFWKSDNDSDKLSAYATLYHVLLTLVKALAPFAPFITETIYRNLRASDMPESVHLCDYPDVIEADLDERLEQQMARTRTAVGLGRFLRSQANARTRHPLRTAILVSMQEDVREDLRALQDIVADELNVKEVDIRDDEEAVVTLSAKANFRALGPRLGKNMKVAAGRIAGLGFEEIQSLRDGHTLSLDLDGAESLELTVDDILIQREEKEDMPVANEGDITVALDLYRDENLVREGLAREIVHVIQNIRKEKGLDVSDRIAVTYMDNGNSLAPAFDQFRDYIMGETLCTTLVRTDAVDGDAVDIEGHTVMFDIKVVA